The following coding sequences are from one Cercospora beticola chromosome 4, complete sequence window:
- a CDS encoding uncharacterized protein (antiSMASH:Cluster_9), translating into MATDDTMDFEMDVDMDAEVDPELAAMQRAAAELDARPSMALEGENEQMNGIDSIEDGEFSQTEIAATKVHIEGLSNMNTQDVENFARDHFKSEAFRRVEWVNDNSANLIYSTAEAAQEALRTLAASESIVEDPLELRPAKAPITHPEVELSIRQALVSDQKVKNAAAQSAYYLHHPEHDPETRFSRGRGRGRGRGRGRGGYGRRERSRSTRSPTAEKPFDVNLYDDDPASLAARRPSDGPARRPSIRSEEDLFANRESGRRPRKEADLFANRSSGRLKDRSRSRSPTRDGDGRFGFSEDQPYRQTARRRSPLAPRRRSEDENRLAKQNMKAELFPGKKASALNGNNRSKSPVDLFPKKAASGEYISASSSSCNKAINPNVAVAAVRGLHISAGKDARAYDSQPGRSDREDKPRDLFARIGSSQAGRLNAEPTTGFSIKGAGAKNEVSFLGASKERQDLFANKLTTAAGGGDLFPEKVRRRRGASDFI; encoded by the exons ATGGCGACCGACGACACCATGGATTTCGAGATGGATGTTGACATGGACGCCGAGGTCGATCCGGAATTGGCAGCAATGCAGAGGGCGGCCGCAGAACTGGATGCG CGCCCATCAATGGCCTTAGAAGGCGAGAACGAGCAGATGAATGGTATCGACAGCATAGAGGACGGCGAATTCTCCCAGACAGAGATCGCCGCGACCAAGGTTCACATTGAGGGCTTGTCGAACATGAATACACAGGACGTCGAAAATTTTGCACGCGATCACTTCAAAAGCGAAGCATTCCGGAGAGTGGAGTGGGTAAATGACAATAGCGCGAACCTCATTTACagcacagcagaagctgccCAAGAAGCGCTTCGCACACTCGCTGCTTCAGAATCGATCGTGGAGGACCCACTCGAGCTGCGGCCAGCCAAAGCCCCAATCACACATCCTGAGGTGGAATTGAGCATACGCCAAGCCCTTGTCTCGGATCAGAAAGTGAAGAATGCCGCGGCTCAGAGCGCATACTATCTCCACCATCCTGAACATGATCCAGAAACCAGGTTCAGCAGAGGTCGTGGCAGAGGTCGAGGTCGTGGACGTGGTAGAGGTGGGTATGGGAGACGTGAGCGATCGCGAAGCACACGTAGCCCGACTGCGGAGAAGCCGTTCGACGTGAATCTCTACGATGACGATCCAGCATCGCTGGCTGCAAGGAGACCTTCGGATGGGCCAGCACGACGACCAAGCATTCGTTCTGAAGAAGACCTTTTCGCGAACCGAGAGTCCGGCAGACGCCCACGAAAGGAAGCGGACCTATTTGCCAATAGATCGAGCGGCAGACTGAAAGAtcgatcaagaagcagaTCACCGACGCGCGACGGAGATGGTAGGTTCGGGTTCAGCGAAGATCAGCCGTATCGTCAGACTGCACGTAGGCGGTCGCCGCTTGCACCGCGCCGACGCTCAGAAGACGAGAATCGCCTTGCAAAGCAGAATATGAAGGCAGAGCTTTTTCCTGGCAAGAAAGCCTCGGCGCTCAATGGCAACAACAGGAGCAAGTCTCCAGTCGACCTCTTCCCAAAGAAAGCAGCATCAGGTGAGTATATCTCTGCTAGCAGTAGCTCCTGCAACAAGGCGATCAATCCGAATGTTGCAGTGGCTGCTGTTCGCGGTCTTCACATCAGTGCCGGCAAAGACGCCCGTGCTTACGACAGCCAACCAGGTCGATCAGATCGCGAAGACAAGCCACGAGACCTGTTCGCACGAATCGGAAGTTCTCAAGCAGGAAGACTCAATGCAGAGCCAACCACGGGGTTCAGCATCAAGGGCGCAGGGGCGAAGAATGAAGTGTCATTCCTAGGCGCGAGCAAAGAGCGCCAGGATCTCTTCGCCAACAAGCTTACAACGGCCGCAGGCGGAGGCGATCTGTTCCCAGAAAAGGTCCGCCGCCGGAGGGGAGCTTCTGATTTCATCTAG
- a CDS encoding uncharacterized protein (antiSMASH:Cluster_9) — protein sequence MPSTRHENYDYSKPRHSQPEWFTMPIHKDRLALIESSSESPSYDSDYRRESRYDTVQRREPVREERRFDTHLHHSSQQPFMHHDRLALITGLNPDPVYEPYHDLV from the coding sequence ATGCCATCAACACGACACGAAAACTATGACTATTCCAAGCCCCGCCACTCACAACCGGAGTGGTTCACGATGCCAATCCACAAGGATCGCTTGGCACTCatcgagagcagcagcgaatcACCTTCATACGACTCTGACTATCGACGGGAGAGCCGTTATGACACAGTTCAGCGCCGCGAGCCTGTTCGCGAAGAGCGTCGCTTTGATACACATCTTCATCACTCCTCTCAACAACCTTTCATGCATCACGATCGATTGGCTCTCATCACCGGTCTGAATCCGGACCCGGTATATGAGCCGTATCACGACTTGGTGTAG
- a CDS encoding uncharacterized protein (antiSMASH:Cluster_9), with amino-acid sequence MATAEVDSRPPERPNKRRPFANFVKRLTNFKHGDQKKEDNGKKGSGGNVLKHKKNNTSSSKNNPYPQSGHFHQPHQESQPSLSPSGREQYESASFSSLPGSSVQEDEGHNGHGNKSGAPTLATNPETVHSDAGHSRAVTTSTGAGALSTAGANSTFSSPNHSDHSLATTLTTIQSMSNAAGHHNSSQHTHYNSQSQPNGTHFSHQYPVSPAPSAAMTASAIPRHLHADATAASVANTPATYSSATANNMLSDNASILTLASSSKRRRRSMDTDASVRALAPGSTFGGSRESLPLSVLSSGQDPSRQSIGGMPGSASAERASVYSSSGLIRELPGTHTSALQSERNSYYNRPGDAKSLRSITNIKDDARSISGMDARSQYDAKSIHDVASVRSVDTKGALNNESDRHHVRNGSIPGSIGGQAYTPSLLRQSSAAGTLDLSRRSSNWDEPEQNKESADAVVENTSNSAKKQPAQD; translated from the exons ATGGCCACCGCCGAAGTCGACAGCAGGCCGCCTG AGCGTCCCAACAAGCGCCGTCCATTCGCCAATTTCGTCAAACGCCTGACCAATTTCAAACACGGAGACCAAAAGAAGGAAGacaatggcaagaagggcaGTGGAGGCAATGTTCTCaagcacaagaagaacaacacGTCGTCGAGCAAGAACAACCCGTACCCGCAATCTGGGCATTTCCACCAACCGCATCAAGAAAGTCAGCCTTCGCTGAGCCCATCGGGACGAGAGCAATATGAGAGCGCGTCATTCTCGTCGCTTCCGGGAAGCTCAGTGCAGGAGGATGAGGGGCACAACGGCCACGGCAACAAGAGTGGAGCTCCAACGCTGGCAACAAACCCAGAAACGGTACACAGCGATGCCGGGCACAGCAGAGCGGTAACGACGTCCACGGGTGCAGGCGCACTGAGTACGGCGGGTGCGAATAGTACCTTCAGCTCGCCAAACCACAGCGATCACTCTCTGGCAACTACCTTGACTACAATCCAGTCGATGTCAAATGCCGCTGGACACCACAATTCCTCGCAACATACACACTACAACAGTCAGAGTCAGCCTAATGGCACTCACTTTTCGCATCAATACCCGGTGTCGCCAGCACCATCTGCGGCCATGACTGCGTCTGCAATTCCGCGACACTTGCACGCCGATGCTACCGCCGCCTCGGTCGCAAACACCCCTGCGACTTACAGTTCGGCCACTGCCAACAACATGCTCTCGGACAATGCCAGCATCCTCACCTTGGCTTCCTCGAGCAagcgaaggcggagaagcaTGGATACAGACGCATCAGTGCGCGCTCTAGCCCCTGGATCGACGTTCGGAGGCAGCCGCGAGTCACTGCCACTGAGTGTGTTGAGCAGTGGACAAGATCCATCTCGTCAATCGATCGGTGGCATGCCTGGATCAGCCAGTGCGGAACGCGCTAGCGTGTACTCTTCGTCAGGTCTCATTCGGGAACTGCCAGGCACGCACACATCTGCTCTACAGTCTGAGCGCAACTCCTACTACAACCGACCTGGTGACGCCAAATCTTTGCGTTCCATCACGAACATCAAAGACGACGCACGATCGATCAGCGGCATGGATGCGCGTTCGCAGTATGATGCCAAGAGCATACACGATGTCGCGAGTGTGAGAAGTGTCGACACGAAAGGCGCTTTGAACAATGAGTCTGATCGTCATCATGTCCGAAACGGTAGTATCCCGGGCAGCATCGGCGGTCAAGCTTATACCCCGAGTCTTTTGCGCCAAAGCAGCGCAGCCGGAACGCTGGACCTGAGTCGTCGAAGCAGCAACTGGGATGAGCCGGAGCAGAATAAAGAGAGCGCTGATGCGGTGGTCGAAAACACTAGCAACAGCGCCAAAAAGCAACCAGCACAAGATTAG
- a CDS encoding uncharacterized protein (antiSMASH:Cluster_9), with protein sequence MIGLPVPPRRDHQHGERTTPGPPRILPLSAEAISQIHSSKHITTLQGVVCSLLENSLDAGADKISISVDWMRGSCSVEDNGAGIPSAEFLENGSLGRMHCTSKRSASRQQNDHLHGSTGTFLAELAIMSLLEISSLPERATMSGTLTMHHGKVITRHVKAADTSLFATILQRHGTSVSVRDLFGNMPVRVKQRALSADSGNDHEKAWHELKRDIAALLLAWPRPCSIKVREPDAEAHRVTFNSGSAASLTKRGLGQLEGKSVQHDLRDTLPVIFQASLGPTESRSRWVPLSASTSVVSLRGMICLDPSPHKQCQFIAIGVFPCARNDAHHDLYHAVNSLFANSSFSASEDGPRNAKTSPRPNTVPRQSHGERAQKSLDRHAMYVLQLNFREANRVVDADAAAMSEATMKCLVDILEAAVHAWLESNLFRPRKRRERRDDRFRPSTAAARTAPRTESGPPIRAPSTAQYSARGAGPADLGQDTVKKYGRIIDLSTELHATGHSPDRLSIEEDARHYLTRLRAGPSRNKRHADAVTAKPRSEARDSALRTQPDASEIHGPSPTTSLVSRIRAPPLRVGDLNSKKPVFRAYDSEAPSSDNFGNIDEEELLRAEPACQSQSRHPSPPGESITTWTDPVSGHIFRVNSRTGVVLPTDDNATGSINRDTVNLRHHVAINTSVSSVGKPISLSHRSALAKDRPTTASVTKESWLPGFLREWNNPVFAKKDEESIPTASLFGPGLIEQLEEELRPCAGDKYRETFARHSGQRSGGTTLSRSALHDVEVISQVDQKFILIKMPSRDSERCAEHEADSGSTLVLVDQHAASERIILEELLSEMMGSSTSGNDNQPGVSVRSASLQQNTTRGKSLVFEISAREQELFTQYRAHFQSWGITYNLPAPSLTSSLESRNHKYSGDSLHRLILTHLPTAIAERCSVSPALAIELLRSEIWSFVDGARKPVPPTMPRPVSNNEGANDQPAWISLLPHIPAKMLNMLHSRACRSAIMFNDVLTKEECTVLMKKLATCTFPFVCAHGRVGMVPVMDLGRSGEMEGLSGIAAQATGRALDGGDDGTQTSRGDFVEMNRLKDFMREARRGQRSGTGKDDAEDEDVEMSEASPHKFS encoded by the coding sequence ATGATCGGGCTGCCCGTGCCACCGAGGCGTGATCATCAGCATGGAGAGCGCACAACCCCTGGGCCGCCTCGTATCTTGCCATTGAGCGCGGAAGCCATCTCTCAAATCCACTCCTCGAAGCACATCACCACGTTGCAAGGCGTGGTCTGCTCGTTGCTTGAGAACAGTCTCGATGCTGGCGCAGACAAGATCAGCATTTCCGTGGACTGGATGCGCGGTAGCTGCTCGGTCGAGGACAATGGTGCCGGCATTCCGTCAGCAGAATTTCTCGAGAATGGCAGTCTAGGCAGGATGCACTGCACTTCGAAGCGGTCTGCTTCTCGTCAGCAGAATGACCATCTGCATGGATCTACTGGCACCTTTCTGGCAGAGCTCGCAATTATGTCGCTGCTGGAGATCAGCTCGCTTCCCGAGAGGGCCACGATGTCGGGCACATTGACCATGCACCACGGCAAAGTCATCACCCGCCACGTGAAAGCTGCCGATACGAGCCTGTTCGCCACTATTCTCCAAAGGCATGGCACGAGTGTTTCAGTTCGTGACTTATTTGGAAACATGCCTGTGCGAGTGAAGCAACGTGCGCTCTCCGCGGATTCTGGCAATGATCATGAGAAGGCTTGGCACGAGCTCAAGCGCGATATAGCTGCTCTGTTGCTTGCATGGCCTAGACCGTGTTCTATCAAGGTACGAGAACCCGACGCAGAAGCGCACAGGGTCACGTTCAACAGCGGTAGTGCTGCTAGCCTCACCAAACGAGGCCTCGGCCAACTGGAAGGTAAGTCCGTTCAACACGATTTGAGAGATACTCTGCCAGTCATTTTCCAAGCTTCACTTGGGCCCACGGAATCGCGAAGCAGATGGGTACCACTTTCTGCTTCTACAAGCGTGGTGTCCCTACGGGGAATGATCTGTCTCGATCCGTCGCCACATAAGCAATGTCAATTCATCGCTATCGGTGTCTTCCCGTGCGCTCGTAACGATGCCCACCACGATTTATACCACGCAGTCAACAGCCTTTTTGCAaacagcagcttcagcgcATCGGAAGACGGCCCCCGGAATGCCAAAACTTCACCCAGACCAAACACAGTCCCGCGGCAAAGTCATGGAGAGAGAGCACAGAAGAGTCTCGATCGACATGCCATGTATGTCCTCCAGCTTAACTTCCGCGAAGCCAACCGCGTTGTCGATGCAGACGCTGCGGCCATGAGCGAAGCGACTATGAAGTGCCTCGTGGACATTCTCGAAGCCGCAGTCCACGCGTGGCTCGAAAGCAATCTTTTTCGTCCTCGGAAGCGCAGAGAACGTCGAGATGACCGCTTTCGACcatcgacagcagcagcacggaCAGCTCCACGAACAGAGTCCGGTCCCCCGATTCGGGCCCCTTCGACTGCGCAGTACTCCGCCAGAGGTGCAGGACCAGCAGACCTGGGTCAAGACACTGTCAAAAAGTATGGTCGTATTATTGATCTGTCCACTGAGCTGCATGCCACTGGGCATAGCCCTGATCGCCTTTCgattgaagaagatgctcgGCATTATCTGACTCGCCTTCGAGCAGGCCCATCGCGAAACAAACGCCATGCCGATGCTGTAACTGCAAAGCCTCGCTCCGAAGCCAGAGACAGCGCTTTACGCACTCAGCCTGACGCTTCTGAAATTCATGGACCGAGTCCTACGACGTCCTTGGTCAGCAGAATCCGTGCGCCACCACTTCGAGTAGGAGATCTGAATTCGAAAAAGCCAGTCTTCCGCGCATACGATTCCGAGGCCCCTTCAAGCGACAACTTTGGTAAcattgacgaagaagagctttTGAGAGCGGAGCCGGCGTGTCAGAGTCAGAGTCGCCACCCTTCGCCACCAGGAGAGAGCATCACGACCTGGACTGACCCCGTCAGCGGGCATATTTTCCGGGTAAATTCGCGTACTGGCGTAGTGCTGCCCACCGACGACAACGCGACTGGCTCAATTAATCGCGACACAGTCAACCTACGACATCACGTGGCCATCAACACCTCCGTGTCTTCAGTTGGCAAGCCAATCAGTCTTTCTCATCGCAGCGCTCTCGCCAAGGACAGGCCAACAACTGCGTCGGTCACTAAAGAGTCCTGGCTTCCTGGCTTCTTGAGGGAATGGAACAACCCAGTATTTGCCAAGAAAGACGAGGAATCTATACCCACTGCGTCACTGTTTGGTCCTGGCCTCATTGAACAACTTGAGGAAGAGCTAAGACCTTGCGCTGGTGACAAATACCGTGAAACATTCGCACGACATTCTGGACAGCGCAGTGGAGGCACTACCCTATCTCGATCCGCTTTGCACGACGTCGAAGTGATTAGCCAGGTCGACCAAAAGTTTATCTTGATAAAGATGCCGTCCCGAGATTCTGAGCGTTGTGCAGAGCATGAGGCGGATTCAGGCTCCACTTTAGTCCTTGTTGACCAACATGCTGCTTCCGAGCGTATCATTCTCGAGGAGCTCCTGTCAGAGATGATGGGTTCGTCGACAAGTGGTAACGACAATCAGCCGGGCGTCTCGGTCAGATCTGCTTCTCTACAACAAAACACTACCCGCGGCAAATCTCTAGTATTCGAGATCTCGGCCCGCGAACAGGAGCTTTTCACTCAATACCGGGCTCACTTCCAAAGCTGGGGTATAACATACAACCTACCAGCGCCCTCCCTCACAAGCAGTCTCGAGTCTCGGAATCACAAATACTCCGGAGACTCGTTGCATCGCCTCATCCTAACCCACTTACCCACCGCCATAGCCGAGCGTTGCTCTGTTTCTCCAGCCCTCGCTATCGAACTCCTCCGAAGCGAGATCTGGTCCTTCGTCGATGGGGCACGGAAACCTGTTCCACCAACAATGCCACGTCCTGTTTCAAATAACGAAGGAGCAAATGATCAACCAGCTTGGATCTCCCTCCTCCCACACATTCCAGCCAAAATGCTCAACATGCTGCATTCCCGTGCATGTCGCAGCGCCATCATGTTCAATGATGTCCTGACCAAGGAAGAATGTACAGTTCTGATGAAAAAGTTGGCGACTTGTACATTTCCGTTTGTGTGCGCACATGGGAGAGTAGGCATGGTTCCTGTCATGGATTTGGGGAGGAGTGGTGAGATGGAGGGGTTAAGTGGCATCGCCGCGCAGGCGACAGGCAGAGCTTTGGACGGCGGAGATGATGGGACGCAGACTAGCAGAGGAGATTTTGTTGAGATGAACAGATTGAAAGACTTTATGCGCGAGGCCAGGAGGGGGCAGCGGAGTGGCACTGGTAAAGACGAcgcggaggacgaggatgtggAGATGTCGGAAGCGAGTCCACATAAGTTTAGTTGA
- a CDS encoding uncharacterized protein (antiSMASH:Cluster_8), whose translation MPSSRADSMSPERETSTLPFIYDTIIVGAGPCGLATAARLREHTPSAIFTDEEHHRYHWIRKHAGQATIKNSKTGKVRPLGNDRLRNEPSLRGSNSHPSMLVLDNSGDTWMAKWERLFKLLEISHLRSPMFFHPDPRDRDGLLAYAHAAGREDECIEIAGCVGKELSKHQMKKRRNNRKPGEQARASITIDERDRKDYFTPPADLFTSYCTSIATRYDLLSPELIQKATATNIQYDYVKHISPDEKIFTIATSEGQTYYTRTAVLAIGAGNTPTVPAPFPQRPNGAFPPKTCHAFHPNGDAILQSRLHRLRKTSEETNVLVVGGGLTSVQIIDRVLRHHHRTSPNLKVFHLTRSCLKIKPFDVDLSWMGKFRNHEKASFWSADTDRERSEMVKVARGGGSVTPRFAKVLKNWVEKGKVEVHEGCKVVRSEFHEEGEGEGWWEIGTEPKVENLEKRRIHFVYFATGVQSDFEKLGMLRNMCEEFPVEGYDGLPALTDDLMWKEGVPLFVTGRFAALRLGPGAGNLEGARLGAERIAWGMQDFLSGSEEGCGNGVGFGAEGQSCASEYRFAAGIGSRFESLEVEG comes from the exons ATGCCGTCCTCACGAGCAGACAGCATGTCTCCCGAAAGGGAGACCTCCACCCTCCCGTTTATCTACGATACAATCATCGTCGGAGCCGGCCCCTGCGGtctggcaacagcagcacgatTACGAGAACACACGCCCTCTGCGATCTTCACAGACGAGGAACATCATCGATACCATTGGATTCGGAAGCATGCTGGACAAGCTACGATTAAGAATTCTAAGACGGGAAAAGTTAGACCTTTGGGAAATGATCGATTAAGAAATGAACCTTCCTTGCGAGGTTCCAATTCCCATCCATCGATGCTCGTTCTGGATAACTCTGGTGATACCTGGATGGCGAAGTGGGAGAGGTTATTCAAGTTGCTTGAGATTAGTCATTTGAGGAGTCCGATGTTTTTTCATCCGGATCCGAGGGATCGAGAT GGACTGCTAGCTTATGCTCATGCCGCCGGACGAGAGGACGAATGCATTGAAATTGCAGGCTGTGTCGGCAAAGAGCTGAGTAAACATCAGATGAAGAAGCGGAGGAATAATCGGAAACCGGGAGAACA agccagagccagcatAACAATCGATGAGCGCGACCGGAAAGATTACTTCACCCCACCCGCCGACCTGTTTACGTCCTACTGCACGTCCATCGCCACGCGCTACGACCTCTTATCACCCGAACTCATTCAGAAAGCCACAGCAACAAACATCCAATACGACTATGTCAAACATATATCTCCCGATGAGAAAATCTTCACAATCGCAACATCAGAGGGACAAACATACTACACCCGCACCGCCGTCCTCGCCATCGGAGCCGGGAACACACCAACAGTCCCAGCACCTTTCCCACAGCGACCGAATGGCGCTTTCCCACCCAAGACTTGCCACGCTTTCCATCCCAATGGCGACGCCATTCTCCAGTCCCGTCTGCATCGATTGAGGAAGACATCAGAAGAGACCAACGTCCTCGTCGTTGGTGGTGGTCTCACAAGCGTACAAATCATCGATCGCGTTCTGCGTCACCATCACCGCACTTCACCGAATCTGAAAGTCTTCCATCTCACCCGATCGTGTCTGAAAATCAAACCTTTCGATGTTGATCTCAGTTGGATGGGAAAATTCCGGAATCATGAGAAAGCTTCGTTCTGGTCTGCGGATACTGATCGTGAAAGAAGTGAAATGGTGAAAGTGGCGAGAGGAGGTGGGAGTGTTACGCCGAGGTTTGCGAAAGTGTTGAAGAATTGGGTTGAGAAAGGGAAAGTGGAGGTTCATGAGGGGTGTAAAGTTGTGAGGAGTGAGTTTCAtgaagagggagaaggagaagggtgGTGGGAGATTGGGACTGAGCCGAAGGTCGAGaatttggagaagaggaggattcATTTCGTGTATTTTGCTACGGGCGTGCAGTCCGATTTCGAGAAGTTGGGTATGTTGAGGAATATGTGCGAGGAGTTTCCTGTGGAGGGGTATGATGGATTACCGGCTTTGACAGATGATTTGATGTGGAAAGAGGGAGTGCCGTTGTTTGTGACTGGGAGGTTTGCGGCGTTGAGATTGGGCCCTGGAGCGGGGAATTTGGAGGGAGCGAGATTGGGGGCGGAGAGGATTGCTTGGGGGATGCAGGACTTTTTGAGTGGGAGTGAGGAGGGATGTGGCAATGGGGTTGGATTCGGTGCTGAAGGTCAGAGTTGTGCTTCGGAGTATAGATTTGCGGCTGGAATTGGGAGTCGTTTTGAGAGCTTGGAAGTAGAGGGCTGA
- a CDS encoding uncharacterized protein (antiSMASH:Cluster_8) has product MVQSSVLGFPRMGRLRDLKKANEAYWADKLSRDELLAEGKRLRLEHWKIQKDAGVDVIPSNDFAYYDHVLDHIQMFGAVPERYSSAKLHKLDEYFAMGRGHQKDNVDVPSLEMVKWFDSNYHYVKPTLQDNQTFTLAENPKPVAEFLEAKEAGIQTRPVLLGPVSFLALGKADRGSSVDPITLLDKLLPVYEQLLTQLKEAGAETVQIDEPVLVFDLPAKTKQAFKPAYEKLTALQGSKGPQLVLATYFGDVVHNFDVIDSALTGTHAFHVDLVRHPEQLSQVIEHLGPKQVLSAGVVDGRNIWKTNFKKAIEVVETAIQKLGKERVIVATSSSLLHTPHTLASEKNLDEEVRAWFSFASEKAVEVAIIAKAVTNGPDSVRAELEANAKDQQSRATSKRTNNPEVKKRIEAVKKEDYERKSGFDTRYAAQKKHLDLPIFPTTTIGSFPQTKDIRIQRNKFTKGEITAEEYEKFIEKEIQECVQIQDELGLDVFVHGEPERNDMVQYFGERLDGYVFTTHAWVQSYGSRCVRPPILVGDVSRPAPMTVKESKYAASISKKPMKGMLTGPITCLRWSFPRDDVHQSVQAQQLALALRDEVVDLEAAGVYVIQVDEPALREGLPLRSGVEREKYLDWAVNSFKLSTAGVEDSTQIHSHFCYSEFQDFFHAIAALDADVLSIENSKSDAKLLKVFIDEAYPRHIGPGVYDIHSPRVPSEQEIKDRIAEMLQYLKPEQLWINPDCGLKTRQWKETKAALVNMVNAAKHFRAQHSK; this is encoded by the exons ATGGTGCAATCATCG GTGCTCGGTTTCCCACGCATGGGACGTCTGCGTGACCTCAAGAAGGCCAACGAGGCCTATTGGGCGGACAAGCTGTCCCGTGATGAGCTCCTCGCCGAGGGAAAGAGACTGAGACTCGAGCACTGGAAGATCCAGAAGGACGCTGGCGTGGACGTCATCCCATCCAACGACTTTGCATACTACGACCATGTCCTCGACCACATTCAGATGTTCGGCGCTGTGCCCGAGCGATACAGCAGCGCCAAGCTGCACAAGCTCGACGAGTACTTCGCCATGGGTCGTGGCCACCAGAAGGACAACGTCGACGTGCCATCTCTCGAGATGGTTAAGTGGTTCGACTCCAACTACCACTACGTCAAGCCAACTCTGCAAGACAACCAGACTTTCACTCTCGCAGAGAACCCAAAGCCTGTTGCTGAGTTCCTCGAGGCCAAGGAGGCTGGCATCCAAACTCGCCCAGTTCTTCTCGGTCCTGTCTCTttcctcgccctcggcaAAGCTGACCGTGGCTCATCTGTTGACCCAATCACTCTCCTCGACAAGCTCCTCCCAGTCTACGAGCAACTCCTCACACAGCTCAAGGAGGCCGGTGCCGAGACTGTCCAGATCGACGAGcctgtcctcgtcttcgatctCCCAGCCAAGACCAAGCAGGCTTTTAAGCCAGCCTACGAGAAGCTCACCGCTCTCCAGGGCAGCAAGGGCCCACAACTCGTCCTCGCCACCTACTTCGGTGACGTTGTGCACAACTTCGATGTCATCGACTCTGCTCTGACCGGCACCCACGCTTTCCACGTCGACCTCGTTCGCCACCCAGAACAGCTCTCTCAGGTGATTGAGCACCTCGGCCCAAAGCAGGTCCTCTCTGCTGGTGTCGTTGACGGCCGTAACATCTGGAAGACCAACTTCAAGAAGGCCATTGAGGTCGTTGAGACCGCCATCCAGAAGCTCGGCAAGGAGCGTGTCATTGTTGCCACATCCAGCTCGCTTCTCCACACCCCACACACTCTCGCCAGCGAGAAGAACCTTGACGAGGAAGTTCGCGCTTGGTTCTCTTTCGCCAGCGAGAAGGCCGTCGAAgttgccatcatcgccaaggCTGTCACAAACGGCCCAGACTCTGTTCGTGCTGAGCTCGAGGCCAACGCCAAGGACCAGCAGTCCCGTGCCACCTCCAAGCGCACCAACAACCCAGAGGTCAAGAAGCGCATCGAAGCTGTCAAGAAGGAGGACTACGAGCGCAAGTCGGGCTTCGACACCCGATACGCTGCCCAGAAGAAGCACCTCGACCTCCCCATCTTCccaaccaccaccatcgGCTCCTTCCCTCAGACCAAGGATATCCGTATCCAGCGTAACAAGTTCACCAAGGGTGAGATCACTGCTGAAGAGTACGAGAAGTTCATCGAGAAGGAGATTCAAGAGTGCGTTCAGATCCAAGATGAGCTCGGCCTGGATGTCTTCGTCCACGGCGAGCCAGAGCGCAACGACATGGTGCAATACTTCGGTGAGAGACTCGACGGATATGTCTTCACCACCCACGCTTGGGTCCAGTCATACGGCTCCCGCTGCGTCCGACCACCGATCCTTGTCGGTGATGTCTCTCGCCCAGCCCCAATGACTGTCAAGGAGAGCAAGTATGCTGCCAGCATCAGCAAGAAGCCCATGAAGGGTATGCTTACTGGACCTATCACTTGCCTCCGATGGTCCTTCCCTCGTGACGATGTTCACCAGTCTGTCCAGGCTCAGCAACTCGCTCTCGCTCTCCGCGATGAGGTTGTTGACCTCGAGGCTGCCGGTGTCTACGTCATCCAGGTCGACGAGCCAGCTCTCCGTGAGGGTCTGCCACTCCGCTCCGGTGTGGAGCGTGAGAAGTACCTCGACTGGGCCGTGAACAGCTTCAAGCTCTCCACTGCTGGTGTTGAGGACTCCACCCAGATCCACTCTCACTTCTGCTACTCCGAGTTCCAGGACTTCTTCCACGCCATCGCCGCTCTCGATGCCGATGTCCTCTCCATCGAGAACAGCAAGTCCGACGCCAAGCTCCTCAAGGTCTTCATTGACGAGGCCTACCCACGCCACATCGGCCCAGGTGTCTACGACATCCACAGCCCACGTGTGCCAAGCGAGCAAGAGATCAAGGACCGCATCGCTGAGATGCTTCAGTACCTCAAGCCAGAGCAGCTCTGGATCAACCCAGACTGCGGTCTCAAGACCCGTCAATGGAAGGAAACCAAGGCTGCTCTTGTCAACATGGTCAATGCTGCCAAGCACTTCCGTGCTCAGCACAGCAAGTAA